Within the Gracilinema caldarium DSM 7334 genome, the region GGGAAGTAGATGCCCTGCTTTCGGAACTGAAGAGTCTTCTCGTGGGTATTTCCCTCATCAAGGAACTCACCAACCGGACCAAAGATTATCTCGTATCCTTCGGAGAGCGGCTTTCCATACGGATTGCAGCAGCCTATTTCCGTTCAGAAGGTATCAAGGCGCAGGCCCTCGATGCATGGGATGCGGGCTTTCGTTCCGATGCCAACTACAGCCAGGCTGAGGTTCTGCCTGAAGCCTGGGAGAGTATTGCAAGGAATCTTACCCCCCTCGTGGAATCTGGGGCCTTGCCCATTGTTACCGGTTTTATTGCCAAGGATCCTCAGGGGAACATAACCACCCTGGGCCGGGGCGGATCGGATCTGACCGCCACCATTATCGGTTCCGCCTGCAAAGCCCAGGAAGTGCAAGTGTGGAAGGATGTGGATGGAATCCTCACCGCAGACCCCCGGCTGGTGAAAACTGCCCGTCCCGTAGAGATGGTCACCTATGAAGAAGCGGCAGAACTTGCGTATTTTGGTGCCCAGGTTCTGCATCCTCGGTCCATGCAACCCTGCATTGCTACTGGAACCACCGTCAGGGTAAAGAACTCCTATAATCCTCAAGCCAAAGGGACAAGAATTGTGGCAAAGCTCGATGGCAATGCTGGGCCTGTCCGGGCAATTACATCCAAGAAAAACGTAACCCTGGTAGATATTGTTTCGAGCCGTATGCTGGGCCAATACGGCTTTTTAGCTGGGGTGTTTCAGGCCTTTTCGGTCCATAAAATTTCAGTTGATATGGTAGCCACCAGTGAAGTCTCTATTTCTCTTACCCTCGATGCTGCCCATGACCTTCTAGCCCTGAAAGGGGATCTCGAAAAGATTGCCAACGTAACGATCAAGGAAAAAAAGGCAATTATCACCATCATTGGAGATATCAGACGATCTTCTGAAATCCTGGAACGGGCATTCGGGGTTTGCAGTTCCCTGGGGATCCAGGTTCAGATGATATCCCAGGGAGCCAGTAAGGTGAATATCAGTTTTATTGTGAATGACACAGAGGCCTCCCAGGTTGTTCAGGGCCTGCATAAAGCCTTTTTTGAAGCCTAAGCGGAGGAAGGAACTATGAATATTGCCCTCGTCGGGTACGGAAAAATGGGACATATGATCGAAGCCGCCGCCC harbors:
- a CDS encoding aspartate kinase, with translation MIVMKFGGSSVANAERIRYVAGIVKSQIDQKPVLVLSAMGDTTDHLLEAADQALQGSVSIAKIENLHKQTIKDLNLDTAVVGEVDALLSELKSLLVGISLIKELTNRTKDYLVSFGERLSIRIAAAYFRSEGIKAQALDAWDAGFRSDANYSQAEVLPEAWESIARNLTPLVESGALPIVTGFIAKDPQGNITTLGRGGSDLTATIIGSACKAQEVQVWKDVDGILTADPRLVKTARPVEMVTYEEAAELAYFGAQVLHPRSMQPCIATGTTVRVKNSYNPQAKGTRIVAKLDGNAGPVRAITSKKNVTLVDIVSSRMLGQYGFLAGVFQAFSVHKISVDMVATSEVSISLTLDAAHDLLALKGDLEKIANVTIKEKKAIITIIGDIRRSSEILERAFGVCSSLGIQVQMISQGASKVNISFIVNDTEASQVVQGLHKAFFEA